A genomic window from Colletotrichum destructivum chromosome 7, complete sequence includes:
- a CDS encoding Putative extracellular membrane protein, CFEM, giving the protein MKLYVVAGLACIATDTAVASTLLPRAVPSGVVTSPASTGPALEALQQAATSLPSCATGCIAAELPKSACNATDFQCICTNQQLNAAIGVCLSQNCTVVESLQAQNYSKTSCGVPVRRNTEQAPISWTLFAIAFVAVVARLLSKAPALNPAFPFGIDDWTIIAAMVALIPSDIGSQELIGLGLGKDIWTVPPENITEILLLFFVEELLYAFVVAITKFSILLFYLRLFSEPWFRKSCYAIMGVTAVYGVGQILAIALVCNPVDYNWTRWDGKHVGSCGNITLMTFINGGVNIALDFVLFVLPVTQFINVSWTSKKKIGVSVIFLVGLFVTVCSGIRLATVGKFADTQNPTCKSTLPRYPTSHDSKGIDYLFADDFKEISIWSLVEMRMSVICACMPGMTAFARRITPLFRRLRPDKPLPQAGNQPRTGRSMMRRIQNTLTRITGIGEARNHPTLGSSAVTRKTNTTKSLPSTIDPNHPEYMEYMLYARFAESGEAGTQLQTLNSRAAA; this is encoded by the exons ATGAAGTTGTACGTTGTAGCTGGCCTGGCTTGCATCGCCACCGATACGGCAGTTGCATCAACTTTGCTGCCTCGCGCGGTTCCGTCTGGGGTAGTAACATCACCAGCTTCTACTGGTCCAGCACTGGAGGCGTTGCAGCAAGCGGCTACTTCGCTACCATCATGCGCA ACGGGCTGCATCGCTGCGGAACTACCCAAGTCAGCATGCAATGCCACCGACTTCCAGTGCATCTGCACGAACCAACAACTCAATGCTGCCATTGGCGTGTGCTTGTCGCAGAACTGCACCGTAGTCGAGTCTCTCC AGGCCCAGAACTATTCGAAAACGTCCTGCGGCGTGCCCGTCCGCCGCAACACAGAGCAAGCCCCCATATCATGGACCCTCTTCGCCATCGCATTCGTGGCCGTAGTCGCCAGGCTTCTATCCAAAGCTCCGGCGTTGAATCCGGCGTTCCCCTTCGGCATAGATGATTGGACAATCATTGCCGCTATGGTTGCCTTGATACCATCGGATATCGGGTCTCAGGAAC TGATCGGCCTGGGCCTAGGCAAAGATATATGGACGGTACCTCCTGAAAACATTACCGAGATACTGCTT CTATTCTTCGTCGAGGAATTACTTTACGCGTTTGTGGTCGCAATCACCAAGTTTTCCATCCTCCTATTCTATCTTCGTCTGTTCAGCGAACCGTGGTTTCGAAAAAGCTGTTACGCAATCATGGGCGTGACCGCCGTCTACGGTGTTGGCCAAATACTCGCAATCGCCTTGGTTTGCAACCCGGTTGATTACAACTGGACACGGTGGGATGGAAAGCACGTTGGAAGT TGCGGCAACATTACGCTCATGACTTTTATCAACGGGGGGGTCAACATCGCGTTGGACTTTGTTCTTTTTGTTCTGCCGGTGACGCAGTT TATCAACGTCTCCTGgacctcgaagaagaagatcgGCGTCAGCGTCATATTTCTTGTCGGCCTTTT TGTGACTGTGTGCAGCGGTATCCGTTTGGCGACTGTTGGCAAATTCGCCGACACGCAGAATCCAACATGTAAGAGCACCCTACCCCGTTACCCAACATCTCATGACTCTAAAGGGATTGACTATTTATTTGCAGATGACTTCAAGGAGATCTCGATTTGGTCCTTGGTCGAGATGCGGATGAGCGTGATATGTGCCTGTATGCCAGGGATGACCGCCTTCGCCCGGCGCATAACGCCCCTTTTTCGTCGTTTGCGCCCAGACAAGCCTCTGCCACAAGCTGGCAACCAACCTCGAACGGGCAGGTCCATGATGAGAAGGATTCAGAACACACTCACACGTATTACGGGGATCGGGGAGGCCAGAAACCATCCGACTTTGGGGAGCTCAGCAGTCACACGGAAAACCAACACAACGAAGAGCCTACCGTCCACCATCGATCCAAACCACCCCGAGTACATGGAATACATGCTATACGCTAGGTTTGCAGAGTCGGGTGAAGCGGGCACACAGTTGCAAACGCTGAATAGCAGGGCAGCCGCATGA
- a CDS encoding Putative NADP-dependent oxidoreductase domain-containing protein: protein MSNFLAPAPEPPTELGRLRVLSPNAGIRVSPLALGAMSIGDAWADGMGAMNKEQSFKLLDAFFEAGGNFIDTANGYQDEQSEQWIGEWMRERGNREQIVLATKYTSDYKSHSLGKGHTANFTGNHRRSLHTSVRDSLQKLGTDYIDILYLHWWDYTTSIKEIVDSLHILVEQGKVLYLGISDTPAWVVSAANTYAIDHGKTPFSVYQGRWSVMHRDFERDILPMAKMFGMALCPWDVLGSGKFQSKKAIEERRKAGEGLRSFVSTGQQTEAEIKISEALEKVAGEHGTESVTAIALAYVRSKAANVIPIVGGRKVEHLRANIDALTIKLTDEQIAYLESVREFDVGFPNNFLGEDPNITGKSVRLSRAAHMSFPNAGRQTSV, encoded by the coding sequence ATGTCGAACTTCTTGGCACCCGCGCCTGAACCTCCCACTGAGCTGGGTAGGCTGCGCGTGCTCTCCCCCAACGCCGGCATCCGCGTGTCCCCTCTTGCGCTGGGCGCCATGTCGATCGGCGATGCGTGGGCTGACGGAATGGGCGCCATGAACAAGGAGCAGTCCTTCAAGCTCCTGGACGCCTtcttcgaggccggcggcaactTCATCGACACCGCGAACGGCTACCAGGACGAGCAGTCGGAGCAGTGGATCGGCGAGTGGATGAGGGAACGGGGCAACCGGGAACAGATCGTGCTCGCGACCAAGTACACGTCCGACTACAAGAGCCATTCCCTGGGCAAGGGCCACACCGCCAACTTCACCGGGAACCACCGCCGGAGCCTGCACACGAGCGTGCGGGACTCCCTGCAGAAGCTGGGCACCGACTACATCGACATCCTGTACCTGCACTGGTGGGACTACACGACCTCCATCAAGGAGATCGTCGACTCGCTTcacatcctcgtcgagcagggcaaGGTCCTCTACCTCGGCATCTCGGACACGCCCGCCTGGGTCGTCAGCGCGGCCAACACGTACGCCATCGACCACGGCAAGACCCCCTTCAGCGTGTACCAGGGCCGATGGAGCGTGATGCACCGCGACTTCGAGCGCGACATCCTGCCCATGGCCAAGATGTTCGGCATGGCCCTCTGCCCGTGGGACGTCCTGGGGTCCGGCAAGTTCCAGTCGAAGAAGGCTATCGAGGAGCGCAGgaaggccggcgaggggcTGCGTTCGTTCGTCAGCACGGGGCAGCAGACAGAGGCGGAGATCAAGATCagcgaggcgctcgagaaggtcgccggcgagcacGGCACCGAGAGCGTCACGGCCATCGCGTTGGCCTACGTCCGTAGCAAGGCCGCCAACGTCATCCCCATCGTGGGCGGGCGCAAGGTGGAGCATCTGAGGGCCAACATCGACGCGCTCACCATCAAGCTCACCGACGAGCAGATTGCGTACCTGGAGAGCGTCAGGGAGTTCGACGTCGGGTTCCCGAACAACTTTTTGGGCGAGGACCCCAACATCACCGGCAAGTCGGTCAGGCTCTCACGCGCTGCCCACATGTCATTTCCCAATGCGGGCCGACAGACCAGCGTCTGA
- a CDS encoding Putative flavin monooxygenase, FAD/NAD(P)-binding domain superfamily: MASSIKPPSVAVIGAGATGISMLKTLREDGFDARLFERRGRVGGLWSYTDDKTMTTALPTTRAVISKYTCGFTDFPMPDKYGPHLTQRDFEEYMESYAEQFDLYKHMTFNTTVKQVTRNADGSKWRVEMVKSGIPEHQEFDKVVLCHGYQTKPKMPAYERQEEYEGLLLHSQQFRKPEDFKGKKVVLVGLSATLSDVVSVLVKQTEKVYISHRNGSIIVGRWRKGVPTDLLVTRARRQMSYFLQSHFPNLSNRLVMLATGFLMKEHGKLDPSWRLLHNLAPLSLHLSGCIDTTVELLREGKVTSLHGIQRFLGGKSIEFTDGTILDDVDAVICCTGYSADFDLVPFVEMSKPATDTSGNPYGGRPIARLYMNLFPPSHADSIAILAYSMYGKNNGFSFSDVTSMAISNIWRGVSADMMPPQREMERAIDRHHQWIADRWTLENRSDPSAVKQWEFQGFLHKAAGTGMENLGWGWRGWVAWFKDPYMSYLMNHGVETAHAFRYFETGKRKTWDGAREAIIHMNKLVKQLKSRK, encoded by the exons ATGGCTAGCAGTATTAAGCCACCGTCCGTAGCGGTGATCGGAGCAG GTGCGACCGGCATTTCCATGCTCAAGACGTTGCGTGAGGATGGTTTCGACGCGAGACTGTTCGAGAGAAGAGGCCGCGTTGGCGGTCTTTGGTCCTATACCGACGACAAGACAATGACCACAGCCCTTCCGA CCACCCGTGCAGTCATCAGCAAGTACACTTGCGGTTTCACAGACTTTCCGATGCCAGACA AGTATGGGCCTCACCTGACTCAACGAGATTTCGAGGAGTACATGGAGTCCTACGCGGAGCAATTTGATCTCTACAAGCACATGACTTTCAACACCACCGTCAAGCAGGTGACACGAAACGCCGATGGATCAAAGTGGCGAGTCGAGATGGTCAAATCAGGCATCCCGGAGCACCAGGAGTTTGACAAGGTGGTTTTGTGCCACGGCTATCAGACTAAACCAAAAATGCCAGCATACGAAAGGCAAGAAGAATACgaaggtcttctgcttcaCTCACAGCAGTTTCGCAA GCCAGAAGATTTCAAGGGGAAAAAGGTCGTGCTCGTCGGGCTGAGCGCTACCCTGAGCGACGTAGTGTCTGTTCTCGTCAAGCAAACAGAAAAAGTCTACATCTCGCATCGCAACGGCAGCATAATCGTAGGCCGCTGGCGGAAGGGTGTCCCGACAGATCTGCTCGTCACTCGTGCCCGCAGGCAGATGTCCTACTTCCTGCAGAGCCACTTTCCCAACTTGAGCAACAGGCTTGTGATGCTCGCCACCGGCTTTCTCATGAAGGAGCACGGCAAGCTGGACCCCTCTTGGCGGCTGCTTCACAACTTGGCCCCGCTCAGTCTGCATCTCTCCGGATGTATAGACACCACCGTCGAGTTGCTCCGAGAGGGCAAGGTCACCTCTCTACACGGAATACAGCGGTTCCTCGGAGGGAAGTCCATCGAGTTCACTGACGGAACGAtcctggacgacgtcgacgccgtcatctgcTGCACGGGCTACTCGGCAGACTTCGACCTGGTCCCCTTCGTCGAGATGAGCAAGCCCGCGACGGACACCTCTGGGAACCCCTACGGCGGGCGTCCCATCGCCCGGCTGTACATGAACCTCTTCCCGCCATCGCACGCGGACAgcatcgccatcctcgcctACTCGATGTACGGCAAGAACAACGGGTTTTCCTTCTCGGACGTCACGTCCATGGCCATCAGCAACATCTGGCGCGGCGTCAGCGCCGACATGATGCCGCCCCAGCGCGAGATGGAGCGCGCCATCGACCGGCACCACCAGTGGATCGCGGACCGCTGGACGCTCGAGAACAGGTCCGACCCCAGCGCTGTCAAGCAGTGGGAGTTCCAGGGCTTCCTACACAAAGCCGCGGGGACCGGCATGGAGAACCTCGGCTGGGGGTGGCGCGGCTGGGTCGCCTGGTTCAAGGACCCGTACATGAGCTATCTCATGAACCACGGCGTCGAGACGGCGCACGCATTCAGGTACTTTGAGAccgggaagaggaagactTGGGACGGCGCCAGGGAGGCCATCATCCACATGAACAAGCTGGTGAAGCAACTCAAGTCAAGGAAGTGA
- a CDS encoding Putative major facilitator, sugar transporter, major facilitator superfamily, with protein MSDEEKKDNAAHLEHPEAQAQLADLGNQDDHDLGKWESFRKYPKASFWCIYAVWCVLVLSFENQAGGSILSIPEFRKDFGNFYQGDYVLDAKWQAAFNGAPVASAVVGALGSGNLADWLGRKTVIATALGISFVGITLEFIATTNELFFGGKFLNGFAIGALASVTVTYIGEITPLALRGLFTCLSALSYTLGPLVVALIINETGTFNNRWAYRAVFCAQYGFAAIAAILLPFMPESPWYLAMKDRDEKALKSLAKLGHPGDEGRIRLAVIRRTLDQVSRETAGASYLECFRKSNLRRTIISISPLCIQSLSGIMFAASYFTYYMQLAGYSTADSFKLQIVQQCCSLIGNVMSWYLVDKMGRRPLTVYGLAVLTVILLVTGGLALPGTLSFNRGTVALLLLYCWWYNVTIGATAYTVLAEVSTSRLRIKTIALGLAMQNGLNTMWSFVLPYLFNPDQLNLGAKLAFIFGGLAVISLVHLWFNLPETAGRTYEELDEMFMKKIPARKFKEYTPDAAVRGQAVKTAMDKENDL; from the exons AtgtccgacgaggagaagaaggacaacgCCGCCCACCTCGAGCACCCCGAGGCCCAGGCCCAACTCGCCGACTTGGGCAACCAGGACGACCACGACCTCGGGAAGTGGGAGTCCTTCAGGAAGTACCCCAAAGCCTCCTTCTGGTGCATCTACGCCGTCTGGTGCGTCCTCGTCCTGAGCTTCGAGAACCAGGCGGGCGGTAGCATCTTGAGCATCCCCGAGTTCCGGAAAGACTTTGGCAACTTCTACCAGGGAGACTACGTCCTGGACGCAAAATGGCAAGCCGCCTTCAACGGCGCGCCCGTTGCTTC TGCCGTCGTTGGTGCGTTGGGAAGCGGTAACCTCGCAGACTGGCTCGGCCGAAAGACGGTCATCGCGaccgccctcggcatctCGTTTGTTGGCATCACACTGGAATTCATTGCAACTACGAATGAGCTGTTCTTTGGAGGAAAATTCTTGAACGGTTTTGCTATCGGTGCTCTGGCTTCGGTCACCGTCACTTACATCGGAGAG ATCACCCCACTTGCCCTCCGTGGTCTCTTTACCTGTCTCTCGGCCCTCTCCTATACCCTCGgccccctcgtcgtcgcccttaTCATTAACGAGACCGGCACGTTCAACAACCGCTGGGCCTACCGCGCCGTCTTCTGCGCCCAGTACGGATTCGCGGCAATCGcggccatcctcctccccttcatGCCCGAGAGTCCCTGGTACCTCGCCATGAAAGACAGAGATGAAAAGGCACTGAAGAGCTTAGCCAAGCTCGGACACCCCGGTGACGAGGGCCGCATCCGGCTCGCCGTGATCCGCCGGACGCTGGATCAGGTCAGCCGCGAGACCGCCGGCGCTAGCTACCTCGAGTGCTTCCGCAAGTCGAACCTGCGACGgaccatcatcagcatctCCCCGCTCTGCATCCAGAGCCTGTCGGGAATCATGTTCGCCGCGTCCTACTTCACGTACTACATGCAGCTAGCCGGCTACAGCACCGCCGACAGCTTCAAGCTCCAGATCGTCCAGCAGTGCTGCTCGCTCATCGGCAACGTCATGTCCTGGTACCTGGTCGACAAGATGGGCCGCCGGCCCCTGACCGTCTACGGGCTCGCCGTCCTgaccgtcatcctcctcgtcaccggcggcCTGGCCCTCCCCGGGACGCTCTCGTTCAACAGGGGCACCGTagcgctgctcctcctctATTGCTGGTGGTACAACGTCACGATCGGTGCCACCGCCTACAcggtcctcgccgaggtgTCGACGTCGCGTCTCCGCATCAAGACCATCGCCCTCGGGCTCGCGATGCAGAACGGGTTGAACACGATGTGGAGCTTTGTGCTGCCGTACCTCTTCAACCCCGATCAGCTGAATCTCGGGGCCAAGCTCGCTTTCATCTTTGGCGGCCTGGCGGTCATCTCGTTGGTGCACCTGTGGTTCAACTTGCCCGAGACGGCCGGTAGAACCTACGAAGAGCTGGACGAGATGTTCATGAAGAAGATCCCTGCACGCAAGTTCAAGGAGTACACCCCTGACGCTGCGGTCAGAGGCCAAGCCGTAAAGACGGCCATGGACAAGGAGAATGACCTTTGA
- a CDS encoding Putative Cellulose-binding domain, fungal, auxiliary Activity family 9: MKISAVVLGLAASVSGHAIFQKLSVNGVDQGALKGVRATSSNNPIQNVNDGGFACNNNIQYKDSNVISVPAGAKVGAWWGHVIGGPQGSNDPDHPIAASHKGPFIAYLAKVDNAASTGTAGLKWFKAAEAGLSGSTWAVDTMIANGGWHYFTLPSCVAPGDYLLRVELIALHGASVQGEAQFYMGCAQIRVTGSGNNAGSSFVSFPGAYSASHPGILVSIYDNTGRPTNGGRPYSIPGPAVISCSGGGGSPPPTSSSPPPTSSAPSNSGGSGAPLYGQCGGKGWTGATTCATGTCKVSNEHYSQCLP, encoded by the exons ATGAAGATCTCGGCAGTagtcctcggcctcgccgccagTGTTTCCGGCCATGCCATCTTCCAGAAGCTCTCGgtcaacggcgtcgaccaGGGCGCTCTGAAGGGGGTCCGAGCCACCTCTAGCAACAATCCGATCCAGAACGTCAACGACGGCGGCTTCGCttgcaacaacaacatccaGTACAAGGACAGCAATGTCATCTCCGTCCCGGCGGGCGCCAAGGTTGGCGCCTGGTGGGGGCATGTCATTGGAGGTCCCCAGGGAAGCAATGATCCCGACCATCCCATCGCTGCGAGCCACAAAG GTCCTTTCATTGCCtacctcgccaaggtcgacaacGCCGCAAGCACCGGCACGGCCGGGCTCAAGTGGTTCaaagccgccgaggccggtcTCAGCGGGAGCACGTGGGCCGTCGACACCATGATCGCCAACGGAGGATGGCACTACTTCACGCTGCCCTCATGTGTCGCCCCCGGCGACTACTTGTTGCGAGTTGAGCTCATTGCCCTGCACGGAGCATCGGTCCAAGGCGAGGCCCAGTTCTACATGGGATGCGCGCA GATCCGCGTCACTGGCTCCGGGAACAACGCCGGCTCCAGCTTCGTCAGCTTCCCCGGCGCCTACTCCGCGTCGCACCCCGGCATTCTGGTCAGCATCTACGACAACACCGGCAGGCCCACCAACGGCGGCCGACCCTACTCGATCCCGGGCCCCGCCGTCATcagctgctccggcggcggcggctccccACCTCCtacgtcgtcgagcccgccTCCGACCAGCTCGGCACCGTCCAACAGCGGTGGTTCCGGCGCGCCCCTCTATGGGCAATGCGGCGGGAAGGGGTGGACCGGTGCAACCACGTGCGCGACTGGCACCTGCAAGGTCTCGAACGAGCACTACAGCCAGTGTTTGCCGTAA
- a CDS encoding Putative GroES-like superfamily, alcohol dehydrogenase-like, NAD(P)-binding domain superfamily produces MEIEIPAVHPAVAVKAPREPLIIIDAPTYPPDAGEVIVKVEWTSSTPYHLHQADGGLLIDMFPRILGDTFAGTVLLVGPGPHHVHLQVGDKVLGYSFRDDKDGKEKAAQTLITVPTFLLGKMPRGLTMQEAVTVPDNIVTVFQAAVVDLGLPLPWPLPEGWTPPEADAPILLWGGAGSVGMYAIEVFRHWGYKNLVVVASPRHHEYLRSLGATVCFDYRDARVVQHIREYLGPAGVPYIIDCIGHLTGSLKPITQLAERGSKVAVMLPVIIKDPTEIEAPIYQMTEPAEGQWKEGVIVKGVRTHFYLKNKLFKDKMQCEIIPALLEQKVVRPNPQRIVEGNTLLERAQDAIVLLRNKAVSGERLVWRVSEDGAVF; encoded by the exons ATGGAAATCGAAATCCCGGCAGTGCACCCGGCggtcgccgtcaaggccccGAGGGAGCCGCTCATCATCATTGACGCTCCGACATACCCacccgacgccggcgaggtcatcGTCAAGGTGGAGtggacctcctcgacgccctaCCACCTGCaccaggccgacggcggactGCTGATCGACATGTTCCCCCGGATCCTGGGCGACACCTTCGCGGGCACcgtgctcctcgtcggccccgGCCCGCACCACGTCCATCTCCAGGTGGGCGACAAGGTGCTCGGGTACTCGTTCCgcgacgacaaggacggcaaggagaaggcggcgcagACCCTCATCACCGTCCCGACCTTCCTGCTGGGCAAGATGCCCCGGGGCCTGACCATGCAGGAGGCCGTGACGGTGCCCGACAACATCGTCACCGTcttccaggccgccgtcgtcgacctcggcctgccgctgccgtgGCCTTTGCCGGAGGGCTGGACGCCCCCGGAGGCCGATGCGCCGATCCTGCtctggggcggcgccgggagCGTTGGCATGTACGCTATTGAGGTCTTCCGGCACTGGGGTTACAagaacctcgtcgtcgttgcgaGCCCCAGGCACCACGAGTACCTCCGGTCGCTCGGCGCGACGGTCTGCTTCGACTACCGCGACGCGCGCGTCGTGCAGCACATCCGGGAGTATCTGGGCCCGGCAGGCGTGCCATACATCATCGACTGCATCGGCCATCTGACGGGGTCGCTCAAACCCATCACTCAGCTCGCCGAACGAGGATCCAAGGTTGCCGTCATGCTGCCTGTCATCATCAAAGACCCGACCGAGATTGAGGCTCCTATCTACCAAATGACGGAGCCCGCCGAGGGCCAGTGGAAGGAGGGCGTCATCGTGAAGGGTGTAAGGACACATTTTTACCTCAAG AATAAACTGTTCAAGGACAAGATGCAATGTGAGATCATCCCGGCGCTGCTGGAACAGAAGGTGGTGCGGCCGAACCCACAGAGAATAGTCGAAGGGAACACGCTATTAGAGCGCGCACAAGACGCCATTGTGCTCTTGAGAAATAAGGCGGTGAGTGGCGAAAGGCTTGTATGGAGAGTATCGGAGGACGGTGCCGTCTTCTGA
- a CDS encoding Putative deoC/FbaB/LacD aldolase, deoxyribose-phosphate aldolase, aldolase-type TIM barrel, whose translation MAANPANTITVTLRQVAKMIDHSLLHPTMTDDDVLEGLRISKQYGVATACVKPYSIPLAKKELAGTGVLVCPVIGFPHGNSTTDVKVLEADGAAAAGGSEIDMVVNVGKVLGGDWDYVAEEIRLVNDAVVRRGAVLKVIFENDYLEEKHIIRLCEICSQVGVAFVKTSTGYGFVKQPNGLYTYSGATVPHLKLMRDHSRPEVQIKAAGGIRTLDDLLHVMSLGVTRVGATATVAIMEAAVARGVTDEPTTVEFRRIGGSPSGGY comes from the coding sequence atggccgccaATCCggccaacaccatcaccgtGACCCTTCGACAGGTCGCCAAGATGATCGATCACTCCCTCCTTCACCCCACAAtgaccgacgacgacgtcctcgagggGCTCCGCATCTCCAAGCAGTACGGCGTGGCCACGGCCTGCGTCAAGCCGTATTCCATTCCGCtcgccaagaaggagctcgCAGGCACCGGCGTGCTCGTCTGCCCCGTCATCGGCTTCCCGCACGGGAACAGCACGACCGATGTGAAGGTCTTGGAGGCCGAcggggccgccgcggcgggcggtaGCGAGATCGACATGgtcgtcaacgtcggcaaggtcctcggcggcgactggGACTATGTGGCGGAGGAAATCCGGCTCGTCAACGACGCCGTGGTCAGACGCGGCGCTGTGCTCAAGGTCATCTTCGAGAACGACTACCTGGAGGAAAAGCACATCATCCGGCTGTGCGAGATCTGTTCCcaggtcggcgtcgccttCGTTAAGACGTCCACTGGATACGGCTTCGTCAAGCAGCCCAACGGCCTCTACACCTACTCCGGGGCGACGGTACCGCACTTGAAGCTCATGAGAGATCACTCGAGGCCGGAGGTCCAAATCAAGGCGGCCGGAGGCATACGGACACTAGATGATTTGCTCCATGTCATGTCACTGGGCGTCACCCGCGTCGGTGCAACGGCTACGGTTGCCATCATGGAAGCTGCTGTGGCGAGGGGGGTTACTGATGAGCCAACCACCGTAGAGTTTAGGCGCATCGGCGGTTCGCCTTCGGGAGGCTATTGA